In the genome of Pseudorasbora parva isolate DD20220531a chromosome 10, ASM2467924v1, whole genome shotgun sequence, one region contains:
- the nfkbiab gene encoding nuclear factor of kappa light polypeptide gene enhancer in B-cells inhibitor, alpha b encodes MELYRGSNTNQMDYNDDGRGPKSGKMLASTDDRLDSGLDSLKDDEYTDVTLMSDFGRMKVVERQDEPWRKELTEDGDTYLHLAIIHEASDAALKMIDLSYGDPFLNTQNNQRQTALHLAVITEQPRLVEQLLKAGCDASLVDDCGNTALHIACRKGSMACFGLLTQGCPQHLPAILQTPNYNGQKCIHVAAVHGYLSLLENLIQLGGDINAQEQCNGRTALHLAVDLQNFELVKLLISKGADVHSFTYGGHTPYHLTYGRANADIKKVLYELTAPHLRELPESESEDGDEDYEDQSTSEDEDIYDDIKMMGQ; translated from the exons ATGGAGCTTTACAGAGGCAGCAACACCAACCAAATGGATTATAACGACGATGGCCGCGGTCCCAAATCTGGGAAAATGCTTGCGAGCACCGATGACCGTTTAGACAGCGGTTTGGATTCGCTAAAAGACGATGAATACACGGACGTAACGTTAATGTCTGATTTCGGGCGGATGAAAGTGGTCGAGCGGCAGGACGAGCCCTGGAGGAAAGAGCTCACCGAAGACGGAGACAC GTATTTACATCTTGCAATCATTCACGAGGCCAGTGATGCTGCATTAAAAATGATTGATTTATCCTATGGTGACCCCTTCCTCAACACACAGAACAACCAAAGACAG ACTGCCTTGCATTTGGCCGTCATCACAGAGCAGCCTCGTTTAGTAGAGCAGTTACTAAAGGCTGGCTGTGACGCGTCCTTGGTGGATGACTGTGGGAACACGGCGCTCCATATCGCCTGCAGGAAAGGGTCCATGGCCTGTTTTGGCCTCCTGACGCAGGGCTGCCCGCAACACCTCCCGGCTATCCTCCAGACGCCAAACTATAACG GCCAGAAATGCATACACGTGGCCGCCGTCCATGGCTACCTGTCGTTGTTGGAAAACCTTATCCAGCTTGGCGGAGACATCAACGCACAG GAGCAGTGTAACGGCCGAACCGCTCTACACTTAGCGGTGGACCTTCAGAACTTTGAGCTGGTTAAGCTTCTAATCAGCAAAGGCGCTGATGTTCACAGCTTCACGTACGGTGGTCACACGCCTTATCACCTGACCTATGGCCGGGCCAACGCAGACATCAAAAAAGTCCTGTATGAGCTCACGGCGCCACACCTAAGGGAACTACCAGAGAGTGAGTCAGAAGATGGTGATGAGGATTATGAAGATCAAAGTACATCTGAAGATGAAGAT ATATATGACGATATTAAAATGATGGGGCAGTAG